The DNA window TGAGGCTTTATTTTTGATTTGATTCAATATTCCTCAATCAAAAACCTAGAAAACGCAATAATTGAGGTATTTTTGCAAAAAATTTCGAATTGTCAGAACATAAAGCAGGATTTGTAAATATTATCGGAAAACCCAACGCGGGGAAATCCACTCTTATGAATCATTTCCTCGGAGAAAAAATTTCTATCATCACTCCAAAGGCACAAACCACTCGCCATAGAATAATGGGAATTCTCAATTCTGATGATTTTCAAATCGTCTATTCGGATACCCCGGGTATTATTGATCCGGCCTACCAGCTTCAAAAAAACATGATGAAGTTTGTGGAGTCTTCGCTTGAAGATGCAGATATCGTATTATTTCTTGTGGATATCCGTGACGAACCGAAGACCTATAATTTCCTGCATAAAATTAAAAGATTGGAAATGCCAGTTTATCTGCTTCTGAATAAAATTGATTTAGTGGATTCTGAAAAACTTAAAGTCCAAAAGGAAATATGGGAAAAAGAGGTAGAGGCAAATGCATATTTTGAGATTTCTGCTAAACAAGGGATCAACACCGATTCTCTCCTGCAAAAAATTAAGAATGAATTACCGGAGCATCCTCCGTATTTTCCAAAAGATGAGTTTACCGATAAACCCGAACGTTTTTTTGTGTCTGAAATAATAAGGGAAAAAATATTCAAACTCTATAAAAAGGAAATTCCTTATTCATGTGAGGTAATTGTAGATGAATTTATCAATGAGGCTAAAATTTTACATCTCAGCGTCTCAATTTTAGTTGAAAGAACATCGCAGAGAATTATTATGATCGGAAAAGGCGGATCCATGCTAAAAAAAGTAGGAATAGAATCGCGAAAAGATCTTGAAGCTTTTTTTGGCAAACAGGTGTTTCTACAGACCTATGTGAAAGTGGAAAAAGACTGGAGAAAAAATAAAAGTAAACTGGAAAGATTGGGTTATAATTAATTATGGGAAATATTGTGGCCATTGTTGGCCGGCCCAATGTGGGCAAATCAACTTTATATAATAGACTTGTCGGCGAAAGAGAT is part of the Hyphobacterium sp. CCMP332 genome and encodes:
- the era gene encoding GTPase Era, which translates into the protein MSEHKAGFVNIIGKPNAGKSTLMNHFLGEKISIITPKAQTTRHRIMGILNSDDFQIVYSDTPGIIDPAYQLQKNMMKFVESSLEDADIVLFLVDIRDEPKTYNFLHKIKRLEMPVYLLLNKIDLVDSEKLKVQKEIWEKEVEANAYFEISAKQGINTDSLLQKIKNELPEHPPYFPKDEFTDKPERFFVSEIIREKIFKLYKKEIPYSCEVIVDEFINEAKILHLSVSILVERTSQRIIMIGKGGSMLKKVGIESRKDLEAFFGKQVFLQTYVKVEKDWRKNKSKLERLGYN